A window from Dehalobacter sp. DCA encodes these proteins:
- the rlmD gene encoding 23S rRNA (uracil(1939)-C(5))-methyltransferase RlmD — protein sequence MVNKNDRHEGTYDHTIAREERIGAKNLDIEIVRLASDGSGVGYTDGITTFVPRMLPGEKGKIQLTEQKKSYRRAQIIEIEQMSEERVSPPCTVYPVCGGCNLQHVKYQTTLTWKQRWVEDALRRIGGFTDIQVEPVLGMDDPWRYRNKAVLHRDLKGRFGYYREKSKDVTVFDDCLLLSQETNNRIKRMQQVIGECCEGIKTATFRESNRGKGLLVFDGNMENTKELDRLISKLKEQAGFSPQSCSITIPRRNNVFEGSGAQYLNEHLNDLRFKVSPRSFLQVNPAQTAVLYGLVLDWAGLTGEDEVWDLYCGIGTMTLMLAQRAKRVLGIEENPYAIADAQENAEDNNIINVRFVEGKVEEKLAVLSGTPDLIVCDPPRAGMEPEVLEGLLDIGPERIIYVSCNPATLARDLKVLCRNTYRIERVQPVDMFPWTQHVESIVLMTNSGLKGK from the coding sequence ATGGTTAATAAAAATGATCGACATGAGGGTACTTATGATCATACCATCGCCAGAGAAGAGCGCATCGGCGCGAAAAACCTGGATATAGAAATCGTCCGTTTGGCTTCCGATGGATCCGGTGTCGGCTATACCGACGGAATCACCACCTTCGTCCCGAGGATGCTTCCGGGAGAAAAAGGCAAAATACAGCTGACGGAACAAAAGAAATCTTACCGGAGAGCACAGATTATTGAAATTGAACAAATGTCTGAAGAAAGAGTATCGCCGCCCTGTACAGTTTATCCGGTCTGCGGCGGCTGCAATCTTCAGCATGTTAAGTACCAGACCACACTCACATGGAAACAAAGGTGGGTGGAAGATGCCCTGCGGAGAATCGGCGGATTCACCGATATTCAGGTTGAACCGGTTCTGGGCATGGACGATCCCTGGCGCTACCGTAACAAAGCAGTTTTGCACCGTGACCTAAAAGGCCGGTTTGGCTATTATCGTGAAAAGTCTAAAGATGTAACAGTTTTTGACGATTGTCTGCTGCTGAGTCAGGAGACCAACAATAGAATAAAAAGAATGCAGCAGGTGATCGGAGAATGCTGCGAGGGAATCAAGACGGCCACGTTCCGGGAAAGCAACCGAGGCAAGGGACTGCTGGTCTTTGACGGCAATATGGAGAACACGAAAGAACTGGATCGATTGATCAGTAAACTGAAAGAACAAGCTGGATTTTCTCCTCAAAGCTGTTCGATTACGATTCCCCGGAGGAATAACGTGTTTGAGGGGAGCGGGGCCCAGTATCTGAATGAACATTTAAACGATCTGCGCTTCAAAGTCTCCCCACGTTCTTTCCTTCAGGTTAATCCGGCGCAAACGGCGGTGCTGTATGGACTGGTACTGGATTGGGCCGGACTCACGGGAGAAGATGAGGTTTGGGACCTCTACTGTGGTATCGGTACGATGACCTTAATGCTGGCCCAGAGAGCCAAAAGGGTTTTGGGCATCGAGGAAAACCCGTATGCGATCGCCGACGCGCAAGAAAATGCTGAGGACAATAACATTATCAATGTCCGTTTTGTGGAAGGAAAAGTCGAGGAGAAACTGGCCGTACTTTCCGGAACCCCGGACCTCATAGTATGCGACCCGCCCCGGGCCGGAATGGAGCCGGAAGTTCTTGAAGGCCTGCTTGATATCGGGCCGGAAAGAATCATCTATGTGTCCTGCAATCCTGCCACCCTAGCCAGGGATTTAAAGGTGCTTTGCCGGAATACTTATCGAATCGAGCGCGTACAACCGGTGGATATGTTCCCGTGGACGCAGCACGTTGAGAGTATAGTTCTGATGACAAATAGTGGTTTGAAGGGCAAATAA
- a CDS encoding CPBP family intramembrane glutamic endopeptidase gives MNALENPRWNFWQALYLILIVYVLEFVLGWLKPLENLGYLKGYISYLVIGFGEALLFFVALFLFFKILRGSFADLGLANFNWKCLLAGLGGGIVLFFVVGLLGNVLVEYFGKPEPQSFALAVEGVDSIWQLMPLVLLGGFIVPLKEEMIFRGLIYPPLRQGYGKAKGILSAGLFFGLMHFDLIRFVPLVIGGLVLTFLYERSKSLWTSVVAHGVWNILMVILMWWQRG, from the coding sequence ATGAACGCTTTGGAAAACCCCAGATGGAACTTCTGGCAGGCTCTTTACCTGATTCTTATTGTCTATGTTCTGGAATTTGTTTTAGGCTGGCTAAAGCCGCTAGAGAACCTTGGATATCTGAAGGGGTATATCAGCTATCTTGTCATCGGTTTTGGCGAGGCTCTACTCTTTTTTGTTGCACTGTTTTTATTCTTCAAGATCCTGCGCGGATCGTTCGCTGATTTGGGGCTGGCCAATTTTAATTGGAAATGTCTTCTGGCCGGACTGGGCGGCGGCATAGTGTTATTTTTTGTAGTCGGTCTTTTGGGAAATGTCCTCGTGGAATATTTCGGGAAGCCCGAACCCCAGAGCTTTGCACTGGCCGTTGAGGGCGTTGATTCTATCTGGCAGCTGATGCCGCTGGTTCTGCTAGGCGGCTTTATCGTACCGCTTAAAGAGGAAATGATTTTCAGGGGGCTGATCTATCCGCCGCTGCGTCAGGGGTATGGCAAAGCGAAGGGCATTCTTTCTGCAGGACTGTTTTTTGGTCTGATGCATTTTGATCTGATACGGTTTGTACCGCTGGTGATCGGGGGTCTGGTTCTGACTTTTCTGTACGAAAGAAGCAAGAGCCTCTGGACTTCAGTCGTGGCGCACGGGGTCTGGAATATTTTGATGGTCATCTTGATGTGGTGGCAGCGGGGATAA